The following DNA comes from Erigeron canadensis isolate Cc75 chromosome 3, C_canadensis_v1, whole genome shotgun sequence.
TATTTTTTTGCACTCATTGCAGTCAGAATCAAGGCATAGGGGTCGGGGTTTTCGAGTTTCTTTTTTATCATCTGAGTTCCCAACCTTCCCCACAAAGTAACACGAACCTGGCGCCCACGTTCATTTGTGAAATTAAACTCCAATGTCGTCGCACCAATAGATTTCGTCAAGATCTCCCCAACATGTGTTACATAGCCAATTATGTCTGCAACATTAGAAAAGATTGAGATTAATATATAGAACATAGTTTTGTGAATTCATCCATGCTGCATATAACATAAGGATTAATGGAAACTATTACAATTATCTAAGTATTCGTGTACCAAACATTCACATGTAAAATGAGATAAGACCATAATTAAGTTCACCATATAAtatatctagtatatatataattcctaAACCCATAATTATCCTTGATTCAAGTATAAGCATTACTTCATTCAAACAAAGCAGAACCCTATACATACCAAGCATGCAATATGCAATCACCATACGTATGTACATTAAAACTGGGGAATCTTAACTAATACAACATAATTATAAATTGTAAGAACATAAAACACATAACAACAACATACAATTGATTAGTTGGTGTGAGTTCCTCCAATTCAACAATCTGAAACGGATAGCGGAGATAACGACCAACATCTCCAGTCACCTTTGAAACCTTTGTATCACCATCAAATTCAAGCATATACTGgcctttaaaaaattttttgaatgtgCCACGATTAGAATGAACCTTGAATCCtttaaaggaaaacaacatTCCTTCCTGCAACTTCGCTAAGAATTTATAAGATTTGTTGTGACTTGCAAAACAGTGGATCAAATTTGACTGCAAAACAATAACATGAATCAGTAATCACAACTCAACTTCACAATTATCAGTAAtctgaaaaaggaaaaaggttTTAATCTTTACCTTTTCATCAGAGAGAATAAAATCAGTACTCAGATACGATCCATTGGTTTTATATACATCCCATTTACGTGAAACCATTGCAACAATTGTACCATCAAACCCCGGGCTGATTTCATCCAACAAAAAACCCTCATTATTTTCTGCCGAACAAATTTGCAATTTCTTACCCGTGTTCTTAGCCATGTAAACCCAACTATGTATGTGCTTATGAGGGAAtgctctatatatatacacaatacaAAGATACCATCCGTGACCATCCATCTACATTTCATATGAGTTACATTCATAAAGGATAGTATTAATATCATAATTATGCACACAATTGTTACAACTTCAGCCTATCTATATTCACACGTATGCATGTATACATACATTACAATGCCCTCATACACGTATGCATGTATACATAGATTACAATGCCCTCATTAGAATTAATAAGCTATAAACATTAACCTCATCATTAATGTAATCATTAAGAAGAGGGGCTAAACCACCTTCAGGCTCAcaactttatatgtatatagatagatagatataagaTGACTAAGATATGTAAATACTAAATATCATATTGGGCCTAGCACGTGACTTAATTTAACAGTATTATgagtatattttaattttagacCCAATCCCTTTTAAGCTCTATTGTTTGTATTTGTGAATTGTATGGCATCACACTTTTTTGGACCCAGCCCCTTGTAAGCTTCATTTTCCTTCTTGTGCATGTTTTCCTCTACACACATTGCATGATTTTTTTCCTTCATCCATTTGATAATCATTCTACACACATAGTTATAGATACTATATAAATATCGTATCCAGTTTAATGGATTCCTTTCATATCTTATCTATTCTTGAAAAATGTAATATATCACCATCTCCTTCCACAATAAGAAGTACATCCTTGCCTTCAACTTTCATAGATATACCATTTATTGTTTCATACCCCATtcactttgttttattttatcaaatgcCCGCACTCACTAAAACTAAATTCACCAAAACTAAAATTCCCAAGCTCATTATCAATCACCCTTACACATTTTCTACCTTTTGCTGGTAATGCAATTGTATATCCTACTAGCTAGTACTACCATCATACCCGATATTCGTTATGTTGAAGGTGATTATGAAAAATTTACGTCTGTGGAatgtaatcttgattttaatgatCTTCAGGATACCATCCTTGTAATTGTGATAAGTTTGACCATCTTATTCCTCCACTCGAAGAGTATACTAAGATATCCAATTACATTAAGATTCCATTATTGTCGCTTCAAACTACACTTTTTCCAAACTGTGGGTTCTCTATCGGTGTGACTCATAATTACCATAGCGTCGCTGATGGCATCTCCCGGTTTTGCTTTATGAATGTGTGGAGATCGATTGCTCAATGTGGTACTGATGAGTCATACCTAGCCAATGGAACTTTACCATTTTATATATGGAAGAGTAGTCAATTTCCCCGAACGAGATAAATTAGCTCTAGTGAACGCCAAGTTTGAAACTCTTTCGGGTAAAGAATATCAACCCCCAAAGCTATCCATCCCACATGATAAAGTTGGATCCACATTTGTCTTGACACAAACTAGCATTGAAGGGTTGAAGAAATTGGTTTCAACTCATGTGACAGCATTACCATATGTATCAGCTTTTTCAGTAACATGTGCTTATGTGTGGTCCTGCATTGCAAAGGCAAGCAACAAAAATGAACATCACGCTTTCTAAGTGATGCACACTTGTGGTGACAAACAAGCTTTTGGTgggcggctgtgttgctttatatagggaagaagtagggcaacacaaccttgtCTTGTTGGTGAtaagatggtggttgtcgagaTCTCATTGGCTTGAAGTACTTGCGACAGATgccctttgtcttctttaccaaatcgggtatgagagagaaacaTTTATCTTGGATCCATCTGAACCTTTACCCTATAAGGTTTACAGTTGGAACAACCACCATGTAACTTTTGGCTTCTTCTTATTTAAATTCTTTCCGCTTTGAGTTACAATTTGGATAAAAATTCATTGTTGGCAAAGAGTTACTGGACTTGCTGATGGTTCGCTGATGAATTCTCACCAACGACCAAGTTTGGTAAGCAAATCTATAACTCAACAGTAacaatctaaatttttttctttctctcaaaaaatagataattaaaACATATGATGTGTTAGATTTTGGGTTAAATAAATCATAAAGTATATTACTAATGTATTAAGTAGAACTGTGTTGATTATTTTTGATGcacaaaaaatatcaaaattgtaAAAGTTATCTAATAATATGTTAATTTACTAGTATTTAgtcttttaacaaaaataacatgGTATTTAGAATTTCACTTCTAATTAACAGAATAACGTTAAATATCATTTGCCAATAATTAGGTAGGCATTGTACTTGTAGTGGTCTCTAGAATCAAAATCTATAACCATGAATACTATCATGATAATGGAAAGTGTTAAACTCTTGTTTGTTACAAAGTTAggaataaatatattttttcagCTGTGTTGGCTAGTTGGTCAAACATACCTActacttttataaaattattatttctttgttatttaaccaTATCGTAGCCACCTAGCAATAACAATCCAAATCCAAATACTAAAATAAACTAATATGCTATTTTTTCGGGAATCTTACAAGAAGGAATTTTTATACGCACTTCTTGTTAAGATTATAGTAATTTCAGAACGGAAAATATTCTACGTGAGTTCATCCTCGAAGTTTATGCTAAAACGTTTTTGGTATCTTTATTTTCCTAGATAATTAATCTTAATTACAACATTAGTACTAAATAAATCTTACAACAAACGCACCACACTTGCACATTTACATGGACACTACCACGTATATTAATAGAAAAGTTAACTTGGATGTTGTGAAGtggatctttgaacgttttaaCATACGCATTAGGGATTTGCAAATCTTCCGGACATAGAGCACGCAGGACTTTGAACCCATAAAGATAAGGGAAATGGCAACTTTAGCAAGTAGAtgaaacttaatttatttatatttttgaaaaaagtttaataatgTATGAGATGAACACTTTAACACAAAAATTACAGTTGTGCTTTGCATAGTTCAAGCTTCGCGACAATTCGGTTATAAAACctctatttttagtttttctttaacTCACTTGATCAATATTAGTTTCATGAGTCAATCTAGATTTTCCTTAGCTATACTACATATGTACGATCGGGTTCATTTCCTAAGTGTAGGATAGTAGTACATCAATTTGGTaattcttgtttataaattctAAAACTAAATTTTGCACATTAGTAACACGTTAAAAATTAGATGTTCGGTCTCGGATGCTACTTATCATATCCAAGCTACGATATAAACAGTTTTGTTGCTCTTCTTATCGAAAGATCGACATTTTTTAAACTAGGAAAAAAGACTGATAACTAATAACATAAAGTGTTGAAGAGAAGCTAGATCTTGGGTTCCAAATCATTCATAAAGTTCATAACTAATGTGCTCCTACGCTTATAAATTTCGATGCAAAAAAACTGTCAAAAGTGcaaaaatgagttaattatatgttaatttacttgtgtttaaattaattaactagagAATAATATTATGCGTCAATAAAAGATATAGTAGAGAATCATTCCCTACAAagctttaaaaattttaaatatgtgAAATGTCATTTGCCAATAGTTAGGTAGGCATTGTACTTGTAGTGCCCTCCAAAATCTATAACAACCATAAATAATATCGTAACTAGAGAAAATGTTAGATTCGTTTAATTTTGTTAGTTAGACAAAGCGTATATACTCTTTACCTAGGTTGGTTAGTCAAACATATATACTTACCCcttttctatataaaattaaattaatatttcttATAACATTTGACTATGCTGCAGCTACCTAGCAAAGCCAAgccaaataaaataatttaataaggagtatattTGTAAGAACCCTATAGCGAGGAATCTCTACAAATAACAATTCTTGTTGAGGTTATGGGTATTTCAGAGCAAAAAATATTCTATGCTAGTTCATCCTCAAAGTTTATGCTAAAACGTTTTTGGTATCTTTTTATTCCTAGATAGCTCCTACCTAACCTAAAATCGTTAATACATAAGAATACAACATTAGTACCGTataaatctcaaaccaaactTGCTACACTTAACGTATTTACTTGGCAAAAAGCACATTAACAAAAAACTTGAGTGCATCATATTCAACACCCAGATAAGAAAAATGGAAAGTTTAGCAAGTGGGATGaaatttcattatatttttgaagaaagCCTATCAATGTCTGAAATGGATAAAGAGCGGAGACCATACCATAAGAACTGCAGTTGTGCTTTGCATAAAGCGAATGATGAAACTTCAAAAGTTTGTTATCATCACACAAGAATTTCGTACGCAAAGAAATTGTCAATGAACAAATGTTCGCTAG
Coding sequences within:
- the LOC122591525 gene encoding uncharacterized protein LOC122591525 is translated as MAKNTGKKLQICSAENNEGFLLDEISPGFDGTIVAMVSRKWDVYKTNGSYLSTDFILSDEKSNLIHCFASHNKSYKFLAKLQEGMLFSFKGFKVHSNRGTFKKFFKGQYMLEFDGDTKVSKVTGDVGRYLRYPFQIVELEELTPTNQLVLLCLNEVMLILESRIIMDIIGYVTHVGEILTKSIGATTLEFNFTNERGRQVRVTLWGRLGTQMIKKKLENPDPYALILTAMSAKKYIGQLSVSSSSSTQLIDNDDIPVLKQFKTALSGRDLSQIPVSNAQTIPRVNTLSELLDWGRMNKADPDDKGDRVYILLAKPHNSFL